A single Streptomyces sannanensis DNA region contains:
- a CDS encoding nitroreductase family protein — translation MTVVLTRRSVQTLIELAPNDAEFAYLLGGAAAAPDHGSLRPWRWVPLRGTDRETLGARLATDVPPEQQEQIVRKVLRAPLMAALVFASTPGHKIPEWKQLAAASFMAYGLMLLLHARGYGRIWRTGRLCESRAVRELLGLAPTERLLGSLDVGTPDGAKPPVRRSTGDIADRVSVFAPTTAMHQPA, via the coding sequence ATGACCGTGGTCCTGACTCGCCGCAGCGTGCAGACACTCATCGAACTGGCGCCCAATGACGCGGAGTTCGCCTATCTGTTAGGCGGCGCGGCTGCCGCTCCAGACCACGGGAGCCTGCGGCCGTGGCGGTGGGTCCCACTGCGCGGCACGGACCGGGAGACGCTTGGTGCCCGCCTGGCGACCGATGTACCGCCGGAACAGCAGGAGCAGATCGTCCGAAAGGTGCTGCGGGCGCCGTTGATGGCGGCGCTGGTCTTCGCTTCCACTCCAGGTCACAAGATCCCGGAGTGGAAGCAGTTGGCCGCCGCAAGTTTCATGGCTTACGGCCTGATGCTGCTTCTGCATGCCCGCGGTTACGGCAGGATCTGGCGCACAGGCCGACTGTGCGAGAGCCGGGCCGTCCGCGAACTGCTGGGCCTGGCGCCGACGGAGCGGCTGCTTGGCTCACTCGACGTCGGCACTCCCGACGGTGCGAAGCCACCAGTTCGCCGGTCGACCGGGGACATCGCCGACCGGGTCTCCGTCTTCGCACCCACGACAGCCATGCACCAACCGGCGTGA
- a CDS encoding MFS transporter, whose amino-acid sequence MAFVDAFGRGFFLAGSMLFYTQVIGLSTAQVGLGLSIAGLFGVACAIPTGWLADRFGDGPTLIALQLWRAAAFLVYPFVDDFHMFLVVACLVGAVEQAVGPIIQSVAGATAEEGSPVGAMALIAVARNAAYALSAVIATVVITMASSGTYVGFVLANAAAFLATAALLPRLRLPRRGSREAKQPGGSGSKLLPFKNARFLLLSMANGILYLHVPILSVAFPLWIVTHTDAPRGLIGAALVVNTVLAVALQVRLSKGGDDMAHAGRKQRAAGLMLALFCVLTAATASMGALTAGLLLLLASVPLTLGELWQSAGGWGISYRLSPEVQRTYYLSVYQLGATGMTVAGPALLSIAVVNTGATGWLGLGAVFALTGLAVPLLARPTELPAPANTAPTD is encoded by the coding sequence ATCGCGTTCGTGGACGCCTTCGGCCGGGGCTTCTTCCTAGCCGGATCGATGCTCTTCTACACCCAGGTGATCGGGCTCAGCACCGCACAGGTCGGCCTCGGGCTCTCGATTGCCGGGCTCTTCGGGGTTGCCTGTGCCATCCCGACCGGATGGCTCGCGGACCGGTTCGGCGACGGCCCTACCCTGATCGCGTTGCAGCTCTGGCGCGCCGCCGCCTTCCTGGTCTATCCCTTCGTGGACGACTTCCACATGTTCCTGGTAGTCGCCTGCCTTGTCGGCGCGGTGGAGCAAGCGGTCGGGCCAATCATCCAGTCGGTGGCCGGCGCGACGGCCGAGGAAGGCTCGCCCGTCGGGGCCATGGCCCTCATCGCGGTGGCTCGGAATGCCGCGTACGCGCTCTCCGCCGTGATCGCCACGGTGGTCATCACCATGGCCAGCTCCGGCACCTACGTCGGCTTCGTACTGGCCAACGCAGCGGCGTTCCTGGCAACTGCGGCACTGCTGCCGCGGCTTCGGCTCCCACGCAGGGGGTCCCGGGAGGCCAAGCAGCCCGGGGGCTCGGGCTCCAAGCTGCTGCCGTTCAAGAACGCGCGGTTCCTGCTGCTCTCGATGGCCAACGGGATCCTCTACCTGCACGTTCCGATCCTGTCGGTGGCGTTCCCGCTCTGGATCGTCACTCACACCGACGCGCCGCGCGGCCTGATCGGCGCCGCCCTGGTGGTGAACACCGTGCTCGCAGTGGCGCTCCAGGTGCGGCTCAGCAAGGGCGGTGACGACATGGCGCACGCCGGTCGTAAGCAGCGGGCCGCGGGACTGATGCTGGCACTCTTCTGCGTCCTGACAGCGGCTACCGCGTCGATGGGCGCGCTTACGGCTGGCCTGCTACTCCTGCTCGCCTCGGTACCACTCACGCTAGGTGAACTGTGGCAGTCAGCCGGCGGATGGGGCATCTCATATCGCCTCTCCCCCGAAGTGCAGCGCACGTACTACCTGAGTGTCTATCAACTTGGTGCCACTGGCATGACCGTGGCGGGGCCGGCACTGCTCTCCATCGCCGTCGTGAACACGGGTGCCACCGGCTGGCTCGGTCTCGGTGCCGTGTTCGCCCTCACCGGCCTGGCAGTACCACTGCTGGCCCGGCCGACCGAGCTCCCAGCCCCGGCCAACACCGCGCCGACCGACTGA
- a CDS encoding arginase family protein: MQDLTEPGARVWNGLAVPRGSADSPDVVVIGVPFEGGAGGAGGASLGPGRVRELSSRLKTTDRRGHDASGLRLLDLGDVETWRFDLTRSIDYVGEVYRSVFREVTAPVLTFGGDHSITYPIVCGAAQGRQLGLVWFDAHPDVLDGYQGSTISHGSPLRRIVEEGAVEPENVLLVGTRAYDAGEVEFIRKTGINEVPAAVFMDDPAGARQAYRRHIEEISERVDQFYVTVDIDVLDASCVPGTGTPVAGGIGTGELLGLLEQLPEPVLAYDIVEFAPSHDVGGMTGHAVMAITTAFLARIAAARG; encoded by the coding sequence GTGCAGGACCTGACGGAGCCGGGTGCTCGGGTCTGGAACGGCCTGGCCGTTCCTCGCGGCTCGGCGGACTCGCCAGACGTGGTCGTCATCGGGGTGCCCTTCGAGGGCGGAGCGGGCGGTGCGGGGGGTGCGTCACTGGGCCCCGGTCGGGTCCGCGAGCTGTCGAGTCGGCTGAAGACGACCGACCGGCGCGGCCACGACGCCTCCGGCCTGCGGCTGCTCGACCTCGGGGATGTCGAGACCTGGCGCTTCGACCTCACCCGGTCGATCGACTATGTCGGAGAGGTCTACCGGTCGGTGTTCCGCGAGGTCACCGCGCCCGTGCTGACCTTCGGCGGTGACCACTCGATCACCTACCCGATCGTCTGCGGCGCCGCACAGGGCCGGCAATTGGGGCTGGTCTGGTTCGACGCCCATCCGGACGTGCTCGATGGCTACCAGGGCTCCACGATCTCGCACGGCTCCCCGCTGCGGCGGATCGTCGAAGAGGGCGCCGTCGAGCCGGAGAACGTGCTACTTGTGGGCACCCGCGCCTACGACGCCGGCGAGGTCGAGTTCATTCGCAAGACCGGCATCAATGAGGTGCCGGCGGCGGTCTTCATGGATGACCCAGCTGGCGCCCGGCAAGCGTACCGGCGGCACATCGAGGAGATCTCCGAGCGCGTCGACCAGTTCTACGTCACGGTCGATATCGACGTGTTGGACGCCTCTTGCGTGCCCGGCACCGGAACCCCGGTGGCCGGCGGCATCGGCACAGGCGAGCTTCTCGGCCTGCTGGAGCAGCTCCCGGAGCCCGTACTCGCCTATGACATCGTCGAGTTCGCACCGAGCCACGACGTCGGCGGCATGACCGGTCACGCGGTCATGGCGATCACCACCGCCTTCCTGGCCCGCATCGCCGCCGCGCGCGGCTGA
- a CDS encoding LacI family DNA-binding transcriptional regulator, which translates to MKAKGFQATGRDMNGNDRARTITATDVARVADVSQSTVSLVLNGKWQGRIREETARRVMTTADDLGYRINQSARSLRLGSTGTVLLVVPTLVNPVFATVHAGAARVGAQNGLGVVVFPLGAEDGFGLFPAPRHALDGVIACSLAAEAVSNLRAGLPLVVLDDAPTPGTPTVTMDTGGGMANALAHLTALGHQRIMHLRAERLAWTFTRRAEVFDQCTLSHPYVIANHLSCSFMPAEVRDRMVQVLSASNRPTAVICDDDNMAMGVYAAASALNLIIGEDLSVIGFNDLPAAALVSPPLTTVRLPLGELGSRGMQALVDLRNGAVNEPASLLTELIIRKSVGLVSTGT; encoded by the coding sequence GTGAAAGCCAAGGGATTCCAGGCGACAGGCAGAGACATGAATGGAAACGATCGGGCCCGCACCATAACTGCCACCGATGTAGCGCGCGTGGCGGACGTGTCGCAGTCAACGGTTTCGCTGGTCCTCAACGGCAAATGGCAAGGCAGGATCCGCGAGGAGACTGCGCGGCGCGTGATGACAACGGCTGATGACCTGGGTTACCGGATCAACCAGTCCGCCCGGAGTCTGCGGCTCGGGAGCACCGGTACGGTTCTCCTGGTCGTCCCGACACTGGTCAACCCCGTCTTCGCAACCGTCCACGCCGGCGCTGCTCGCGTCGGTGCGCAGAACGGTCTCGGTGTCGTGGTCTTTCCCCTCGGCGCGGAGGACGGCTTCGGCCTGTTCCCTGCGCCGCGGCATGCGCTCGATGGAGTCATCGCCTGCTCGCTGGCAGCCGAGGCCGTCTCCAACCTACGGGCTGGGCTCCCGTTGGTAGTTCTCGACGATGCCCCTACCCCTGGCACCCCGACCGTGACCATGGACACCGGCGGCGGGATGGCGAACGCGCTGGCTCACCTCACGGCACTGGGTCACCAGCGCATTATGCATCTACGGGCCGAGCGCCTCGCTTGGACGTTCACCCGACGGGCAGAGGTGTTCGACCAGTGCACCCTCAGCCACCCGTACGTGATTGCGAATCATCTCTCGTGCTCCTTCATGCCGGCTGAGGTCCGGGATCGGATGGTCCAGGTGCTCTCCGCTTCCAACCGCCCGACAGCTGTCATCTGTGATGATGACAACATGGCCATGGGTGTCTACGCTGCTGCCAGCGCCCTGAATCTGATCATTGGTGAGGATCTTTCCGTCATCGGCTTCAACGATTTGCCAGCAGCAGCCTTGGTCTCGCCACCCCTCACCACCGTCCGGCTACCGCTCGGGGAACTGGGCTCCCGTGGGATGCAGGCTCTCGTCGACCTTCGCAACGGAGCTGTAAACGAGCCAGCCTCACTCCTGACCGAGCTCATCATTCGGAAGTCCGTCGGTCTGGTATCCACGGGTACCTGA
- a CDS encoding isochorismatase family cysteine hydrolase, giving the protein MSRYAILTNDLQRDLVDKNEQRKANVERMTPDFTRFLSEMRELNVPVIHLQLIYDEGDKKIELHDGRIPVLRGTPGAELLPEFVHPSDVIMEKKKDSGFFETKLHEYLEEHGIDTVIITGMQAQVCIQTTAADAHFRGYNVIVPSDGVVSTRDEDRVRALEWLASYCAVVVPMTDVVARIRDKAGFDFSVQALA; this is encoded by the coding sequence ATGTCCCGATACGCGATCCTGACCAACGATCTGCAACGCGATCTGGTCGACAAGAACGAGCAGCGCAAAGCCAACGTGGAGCGGATGACTCCGGACTTCACGCGGTTCCTCTCGGAGATGCGGGAGCTGAACGTCCCAGTCATCCACCTGCAGCTGATCTATGACGAGGGCGACAAGAAGATCGAGCTCCACGATGGCCGCATCCCGGTGCTGCGGGGCACGCCCGGGGCGGAGCTGCTACCGGAGTTCGTGCATCCGTCGGACGTCATCATGGAGAAGAAGAAGGACAGCGGCTTCTTTGAGACGAAGCTTCACGAGTACCTTGAGGAGCACGGAATTGACACCGTGATCATCACGGGGATGCAGGCCCAGGTGTGCATCCAGACCACCGCGGCCGACGCACATTTCCGCGGCTACAACGTGATCGTCCCCTCGGACGGTGTCGTCTCGACGCGTGACGAGGACCGGGTCAGGGCGCTCGAGTGGCTCGCCTCGTACTGCGCAGTGGTAGTTCCGATGACGGACGTGGTCGCCCGCATCCGGGACAAGGCCGGCTTCGACTTCTCCGTCCAGGCGCTGGCGTAA
- a CDS encoding GvpL/GvpF family gas vesicle protein yields MAVYIYSITSKQHPLRIADLCGVGEPPAGLRTVTGGPLCAVVSDAPEDLRPKRRDITAHQEVQQRLMADGTVLPLRFGLLAADDEAVRLTLEERAEEYTDRLRALEGCAEYHLKASQEAGERAVHRGIGHRTGKQPAVVQLELLGLQDAAGSQHDGDRDLHEHRRPVPPARPGPGRKRPGQRAGQTRSVRQAPQEDHPRMPHQTPTVGLHPQPVIPTCTASHQNGALTLVPDTT; encoded by the coding sequence ATGGCCGTATACATCTACTCCATCACCAGCAAACAGCACCCGCTGCGTATCGCTGATCTTTGCGGCGTAGGCGAGCCTCCTGCCGGCCTGCGGACAGTGACCGGTGGACCGCTGTGCGCGGTGGTCAGTGACGCGCCGGAGGACCTGCGTCCCAAACGCCGTGACATCACCGCACACCAGGAGGTGCAGCAGCGCCTGATGGCGGACGGCACCGTACTGCCCCTGAGGTTCGGCCTCTTGGCAGCGGACGACGAAGCCGTCCGGCTGACTCTGGAGGAGCGCGCCGAGGAGTACACGGACAGGCTTCGGGCACTGGAAGGTTGCGCCGAGTACCACCTGAAGGCGTCGCAAGAGGCAGGCGAGCGTGCGGTGCATCGTGGAATCGGACACCGGACGGGGAAACAGCCGGCCGTGGTGCAACTGGAGCTGCTCGGCCTCCAGGATGCTGCGGGCTCCCAGCACGATGGCGATCGCGACCTGCACGAACACCGTCGCCCGGTCCCGCCAGCCCGTCCCGGCCCCGGACGGAAACGCCCTGGCCAGCGCGCCGGTCAGACCCGTTCGGTCCGCCAGGCGCCGCAAGAGGACCACCCCCGCATGCCCCACCAGACCCCGACCGTCGGCCTGCACCCGCAGCCCGTCATCCCAACCTGTACGGCGTCTCACCAGAACGGTGCCCTGACTCTTGTGCCGGATACGACGTAG
- a CDS encoding ATP-grasp domain-containing protein translates to MEITMPPSGAARPPAFILFTDLPKAGAYLEAIAARGLRSLVITGLPQWPLEQVAVSYVGKPGHPFEAVEQLEFLPAEDLAGILGQVTSWAADYDIRGVFASSETFVEPAGQTADLLGLPGVGLRAARVCRNKHLQRLYLGEWSPVSVLSSSSRETVLTALADRYPLISKPLDLYCSIGVRVLRDREALESHLEDLASASPVLLEQRLSGREFSVETIVAGGYPVFSAVTQKLTNEDESDFFVEMGHTLPACNLTKDEADRLKEAQAAVLARLNFGTGMAHGEYRVLPDGQIALMEIAARPPGDGILHLYQLATGASIESSVVDAALGLPVHHPEPSRWARQIYFDHTPGKLEDIAVDGLAGVEPFWVVDHGLWPAVEPASPDAPPGLRKVLVLKARGAELGPLADSFGRAVTALFDSPDPGQLERFDSTVREAVRITVS, encoded by the coding sequence ATGGAGATCACCATGCCTCCCTCCGGCGCGGCCCGGCCGCCCGCCTTCATCCTCTTCACGGACCTCCCCAAGGCCGGTGCCTATCTGGAGGCCATCGCCGCGCGCGGTCTGCGGAGCCTGGTCATCACCGGGCTGCCCCAGTGGCCGTTGGAACAGGTCGCGGTCTCCTACGTCGGTAAGCCGGGACACCCCTTCGAGGCAGTGGAGCAGCTCGAGTTCCTCCCGGCCGAGGATCTCGCAGGGATCCTCGGCCAAGTCACGTCCTGGGCCGCGGACTATGACATCAGGGGCGTCTTCGCCTCGTCCGAGACCTTCGTCGAGCCCGCCGGGCAGACCGCCGACCTCCTCGGGCTCCCCGGAGTCGGGCTCAGGGCCGCGCGAGTATGCCGGAACAAGCATCTCCAGCGGCTCTACCTAGGTGAGTGGAGCCCCGTGTCGGTGCTCTCGAGTAGCTCTCGTGAGACGGTCCTGACGGCCCTCGCCGACCGGTATCCGCTCATCTCCAAACCACTCGACCTCTACTGCAGCATCGGGGTTCGGGTGCTCAGGGACCGGGAAGCCCTCGAGTCGCACCTTGAGGATCTGGCGTCCGCTTCGCCAGTCCTCCTGGAGCAGCGGCTGTCCGGCCGTGAGTTCAGTGTAGAGACCATCGTCGCAGGCGGCTATCCGGTCTTCTCCGCGGTCACCCAGAAGTTGACTAACGAAGACGAGAGCGACTTCTTCGTCGAGATGGGCCACACCCTGCCGGCCTGCAACCTCACCAAGGACGAGGCCGACCGGCTGAAGGAGGCCCAGGCAGCAGTGCTGGCCCGCCTCAACTTCGGCACTGGCATGGCCCACGGCGAGTACCGCGTTCTCCCGGACGGCCAGATCGCGCTGATGGAGATCGCGGCGCGCCCGCCGGGCGACGGGATACTGCACCTTTACCAGCTGGCCACCGGTGCCTCGATCGAGTCTTCAGTGGTCGACGCGGCACTCGGCCTGCCCGTGCACCACCCGGAACCCAGCCGCTGGGCCCGGCAGATCTACTTTGACCACACTCCGGGGAAGCTGGAAGACATAGCCGTCGATGGCCTCGCCGGGGTGGAACCCTTCTGGGTTGTGGACCACGGCCTGTGGCCGGCGGTCGAGCCGGCCAGTCCCGACGCGCCGCCCGGCCTCCGGAAGGTCCTCGTGCTCAAGGCGCGCGGTGCCGAACTGGGGCCGCTGGCTGACTCCTTCGGCCGGGCCGTCACCGCTCTGTTCGACAGCCCCGACCCGGGTCAGCTCGAGCGGTTCGACTCAACGGTCCGTGAAGCCGTCCGCATCACCGTCAGCTAG
- a CDS encoding DUF3865 domain-containing protein, with amino-acid sequence MTERLSVEIDERNDAFTSAVKSKLLNHLPTASTESLDWLIMEHYQFSFANCGLLQAAVECTKTLAEPGVSVELQRNVDEEDGHAPMYKQGMLNVGTDMDKRVEFPATTKFLAEVKALCAPNPSRALGALYATETAAIFEHEVFFEICREICDRRGFTYEGSLIKRFHDIHLEDGVEQGHKDGLAAFVDLDQTGVEFPEGEAIDRGEVRQGGLDAIEVMQVWWDALLDKALAEPAGTAV; translated from the coding sequence ATGACTGAGCGTCTGTCGGTAGAGATCGACGAGCGGAACGACGCGTTCACCAGCGCGGTGAAGAGCAAGCTCCTGAACCACCTGCCCACCGCCAGCACGGAGTCGCTGGACTGGCTGATCATGGAGCACTACCAGTTCTCCTTCGCGAACTGTGGCCTGCTGCAGGCAGCAGTGGAGTGCACCAAGACGCTCGCCGAGCCGGGCGTTTCGGTGGAGCTGCAGCGGAACGTGGACGAGGAGGACGGCCACGCCCCGATGTACAAGCAGGGCATGCTGAACGTCGGCACCGATATGGACAAGCGGGTGGAGTTCCCCGCCACCACCAAGTTCCTGGCCGAGGTCAAGGCGCTGTGTGCCCCGAATCCGTCGCGGGCGCTGGGCGCGCTGTACGCGACCGAGACCGCTGCGATCTTCGAGCACGAGGTCTTCTTCGAGATCTGCCGCGAGATCTGTGACCGTCGAGGCTTCACTTACGAGGGCAGCCTGATCAAGCGCTTCCACGACATCCACCTGGAGGACGGGGTGGAGCAGGGCCACAAGGATGGCCTGGCTGCGTTCGTGGACCTCGACCAGACTGGTGTCGAGTTCCCCGAGGGCGAGGCGATCGATCGAGGGGAGGTCCGGCAGGGTGGCCTGGACGCGATCGAGGTCATGCAGGTCTGGTGGGACGCCCTCCTCGACAAAGCCCTTG